The genomic interval TTATCGTCATACCCTCAAGAGTTTTCACTTGTTTCTCTAAATCGTTCGTAACTTTTTTATAATAGTCGATAATCTCATTGGTACTCATGCTGTTGAATCTGTCCATTTTGGGATCATGAGCATACAGAGATTCATTTTCTAAATGTTGGCAAAGGTAATTACATAAACCATCAACCTTTGATAGAGCTTTGGTATTTGACGTGACAGTATCTAATACCTTTACTTGATCTTCTTCTGAATACCAATCTAAGGCGCGGTCAAATAATGCCGCGCCTGTATCTCTAACATCCTGAACAACTTTAACAACTTTTGCTAACTGAATCTTTATATCAAAATGATTATAAGTGTAGGCTTCTTTATCTGCATCATACGTTGAATCAGCCATACCCCCCCCTTACATTTTTTCCCGCAAAGACACGTTAAGGAACTTAGCTAAATTTTATATCATTTTGTCATTTAATACAGCCAACCAGTTTTATCCTGGTTGGCTGCTTTAATCAGCCAGCTTTCACACCGCCACGCAATTTACCCATACCTGCTTGTGCTAGTTTGCCAACGCCTTTACCTAAAGACCTTCCAGCCATACCCCCAACACCTGACGCAGTATTAAACATCATGCCCCCTGCGGCGTTAGTAGCGCCAGTAATCCCACTGATACCATTACCGCCAGTGATGGTACTCACGAACGACGGTATCTGACCGATGATAAAAACGCCCATTAAAAACGCGATCAGGGCATAAAGAGCACCGCCTAAACCTATTTCAGCGCCTACAGGGAATTGGTTGCTCATAAATTCAATAAGAATATGAATAGTCAGCGTTACAAAAACATTAAGCAGGATATAGTTAAATGCTTGGCCTATCCATTGTTTTGTGAAAGTAACAGTTTGTTCATACATAGCCATCATTAAATAAAGTGGCCCGACAATAAGAAGTAGACCTACCATAAATTTAGCAATAAGCATTGTTGCGGCGGCATAGATAACAAATGCTGTACCCCCTGCGTAAAAAAGAATTAATGCCATAGTTGCAGCTAGGATTGTTGAAATATCAGAATCCCATAAACTTAATTCATTTGTTGCTTCAAGAATACGCTTACCGTTCGCGTTAATTTGTTGAATGACGGTTTCAAGCGCTGAAAAAGTACCCGTTGAGCCGATTAGCCTGGATGCTATTTCATCACCTGCGTCCATCACGAACGGAACAACCTTACCTATATACCATGCACTACCGACAAGGCCAGACATGATAACGACTAACTTTAAGCCGTTGATAAGCATATCCTGAATCGCATTAGGATCACCCTTATAATGAACTAACCCCCACTTCCAGACAAAATAAAGGCCAAAAGCAGCCCCCATTATTGGAAGGAAGATTTCATTAATATCACCGATATACGAGCTTAGATTACTTGATATAAATTGCGTTAACTCCTTATACATATCAGTGAGCATATTAACAGGCAATTCAAAATCAGCGGCTGCGTTGGCAACGCTGGGTATCAGCAATCCTAAAGGAAAAATATATTT from Mixta hanseatica carries:
- a CDS encoding type IV secretion system protein codes for the protein MEFKNYIKYIFPLGLLIPSVANAAADFELPVNMLTDMYKELTQFISSNLSSYIGDINEIFLPIMGAAFGLYFVWKWGLVHYKGDPNAIQDMLINGLKLVVIMSGLVGSAWYIGKVVPFVMDAGDEIASRLIGSTGTFSALETVIQQINANGKRILEATNELSLWDSDISTILAATMALILFYAGGTAFVIYAAATMLIAKFMVGLLLIVGPLYLMMAMYEQTVTFTKQWIGQAFNYILLNVFVTLTIHILIEFMSNQFPVGAEIGLGGALYALIAFLMGVFIIGQIPSFVSTITGGNGISGITGATNAAGGMMFNTASGVGGMAGRSLGKGVGKLAQAGMGKLRGGVKAG